The Spirochaetota bacterium genome segment TATTGTGAGTGTGGAAGAACCACACTGATTACTGATGAAATAAAAGAATATGTGCCCACTGAAGAAGTGATACGGGAATTGGATTTTATTTTACTTGCAAAGCCATATCTTGACGTTATTACATTTTCAGGAGCTGGCGAGCCCACATTGCACAGTGGCATTGGAACCATCATAGAGCACATCAAAAGTAACTATCGCTATAAAATTGCTGTTCTTACCAATGGAACATTATTGTGGAATAGAGAGGTACGTACGCGGTTATACCAAGCAGATGTTGTTATCCCTTCCCTTGATGCAGCCACTGAACACACATTTAAAAAAATATGTAGGCCCTATCAGACGTTAATATTATCACAAATTATTGATGGGATAGCTCAGTTTAAAAAGGAATTTGGTGGTTTATTTATACTGGAAATTTTTATTGTACCTGGTATTAACGATACCAGTGAAGAGTTGCAAGCGTTGGCAGATACTGCCAGGTACATAAATCCACACCGCATACAACTTAACTATATGGATAGGCCGCCAGCAGAGCAGTGGGTTATTCCCGCTAAAGTTGAAACGCTTACACAGTATGCAGCTTATTTTACGCCAATTCCTGTTGATATTCCCGGCACACCGGAGTACCGATTACTTGAGCTATCGCTCCCCCTTAAAGAGATGATACTTGCCACCATTGAGCGAAGGCCATCAACGGTTGACGACTTGGCATATTCGCTGGGGAAAGATAAAAATAGTGTGGAGCATATACTTAATGAGCTTGTTCAGCAGAATGTAGTAAGATATTATGATGAAGCGCGTGGAAGGTTTTATAAGAAAATGTAATTTTCTTTTAAATGTATGAAAAAAACTTTACAAATCCAAAAAAAATAGCCATAATTGTATCAACATTATTTTATTATACGTTGTGTACAACCTTGTACCAGGATAGAATTCTTAATAAGAGGAAAAATAAATGCCACGATTAAAACCAGAAGCACGGGCGGAAAAAGAGGAGCAGAGAAAAACTCAGATAATTAAAGCAGCAT includes the following:
- a CDS encoding radical SAM protein, whose translation is YCECGRTTLITDEIKEYVPTEEVIRELDFILLAKPYLDVITFSGAGEPTLHSGIGTIIEHIKSNYRYKIAVLTNGTLLWNREVRTRLYQADVVIPSLDAATEHTFKKICRPYQTLILSQIIDGIAQFKKEFGGLFILEIFIVPGINDTSEELQALADTARYINPHRIQLNYMDRPPAEQWVIPAKVETLTQYAAYFTPIPVDIPGTPEYRLLELSLPLKEMILATIERRPSTVDDLAYSLGKDKNSVEHILNELVQQNVVRYYDEARGRFYKKM